A stretch of the Notamacropus eugenii isolate mMacEug1 chromosome 2, mMacEug1.pri_v2, whole genome shotgun sequence genome encodes the following:
- the CDKN1C gene encoding cyclin-dependent kinase inhibitor 1C has product MDFTGDRRAFPVEASAGVCRTLFGPVDHEELGRELVGKLAEISAEDERRWDYSFQHDRPLVGPGRLQWQEVDERAVPAFYRETVQVGRSRFPLLVLRPAACPPLRPAPSCAPDDEGAGPDGAAHSPVVAISDELPLDADIDLDSGFTILATARAGAPASNALITAFFVKRKRPRAFKPFHLDHGLPRGRSLDAAPASLDGSDSSGSDSSAGSSGRDSPAGRARRVRRTRRPRSAAPPSDQRTRKRSR; this is encoded by the exons ATGGACTTCACGGGCGACCGTCGGGCGTTCCCAGTGGAGGCCAGCGCGGGCGTGTGCCGCACCCTCTTCGGGCCAGTGGACCACGAGGAGCTGGGCCGCGAGCTGGTGGGCAAACTCGCCGAGATCAGCGCGGAAGACGAGCGCCGCTGGGATTACAGCTTTCAGCACGACAGGCCGCTCGTGGGCCCGGGCCGGCTGCAGTGGCAGGAGGTGGACGAGCGCGCCGTGCCCGCCTTCTACCGCGAGACGGTGCAGGTGGGCCGCAGCCGCTTCCCGCTGCTGGTGCTGCGCCCGGCAGCCTGCCCCCCGCTGCGCCCGGCGCCCAGCTGTGCCCCGGACGATGAGGGCGCTGGGCCCGACGGGGCTGCCCACTCTCCGGTCGTGGCCATCTCTGATGAGCTGCCCCTGGACGCCGACATCGACTTGGACTCCGGCTTCACCATTCTGGCCACTGCGCGAGCGGGTGCCCCCGCCAGCAACGCTCTCATCACAG ctttctttgtgaagcGCAAAAGGCCCCGAGCCTTCAAACCCTTTCACCTGGACCACGGTCTGCCCCGTGGACGGAGCCTGGATGCTGCCCCAGCGAGCCTGGATGGTTCGGACAGCTCGGGTTCGGACAGCTCGGCGGGCAGTTCAGGCCGGGACAGTCCAGCCGGCCGCGCCCGCCGCGTCCGCCGCACCCGTCGGCCCCGCTCAGCCGCCCCTCCCTCTGATCAGAGGACCCGTAAGCGCAGTCGGTAA